The following proteins are co-located in the Cyprinus carpio isolate SPL01 chromosome B19, ASM1834038v1, whole genome shotgun sequence genome:
- the tekt2 gene encoding tektin-2 produces MATLSSKPGLRYSVSDWATNNKQISHTAENKRNVSHDIRQEGRALRNETTSKTNWDEYDSSRRLSDRINDVTRWKENLKACAQQVDAEMDALTLSKEETERALAATLLPLEVTAECLNLREGRRGMELVCDPVEAELKKEVEVIDGAQRILQQCIDQAFEQLCRLQEARQQLTIDLQDKIEALDVDMSCLSLTKRQPKTPLNQNQKKFHPSSTTPQQWEQFSRYNITRAKEEMQASVQIRENNSITRAQVQNELEAQRMTVEFALRKRTHHEEQAYHEMQWQLKTTQEEIAELEKDICHLEEDMQAKTAPLKLVHTRLENRIKRPGMDLCRDEVQFGLVDEAKQLEATILALKQKLAHAQHSLQSLKQHEAQMMEDLSRKQDALSLEQRSNQTRQCLTLGVQTEGLPSAVVPLTNSSGRHKLDLA; encoded by the exons ATGGCCACCCTGAGCTCGAAGCCAGGCTTGCGCTACAGTGTGTCTGACTGGGCGACTAATAATAAACAGATATCACACACGGCTGAGAACAAGCGCAATGTTTCACACGACATACGCCAGGAAGGAAGAGCTCTGCGCAATGAGACGACCAGTAAG ACAAACTGGGATGAGTATGACAGCAGCAGGCGACTGAGTGACAGGATCAATGACGTCACGCGCTGGAAGGAGAATCTGAAGGCTTGTGCACAGCAAGTGGATGCAGAAATGGACGCTCTTACTCTG TCCAAGGAGGAGACAGAACGAGCCCTTGCTGCCACTCTTCTGCCCCTTGAAGTCACTGCCGAGTGCTTGAACCTCAGGGAAGGTCGTCGTGGGATGGAGCTGGTCTGTGACCCTGTAGAAGCTGAACTGAAGAAGGAAGTAGAGGTGATTGATGGAGCACAACGCATCCTTCAGCAGTGCATCGATCAGGCTTTTGAACAGCTGTG TCGCTTACAGGAAGCAAGGCAACAGCTGACCATTGACCTTCAGGATAAAATAGAGGCCCTTGATGTGGACATGTCATGCTTGTCTCTAACAAAACGTCAACCTAAAACCCCcctaaaccaaaaccaaaaaaaattccaCCC cagTTCCACAACTCCACAGCAGTGGGAGCAGTTCAGTCGATACAATATTACTCGCGCTAAAGAAGAGATGCAGGCCTCTGTGCAGATAAGAGAGAACAACAGCATCACAAGAGCACAG GTGCAGAATGAGCTGGAGGCCCAAAGAATGACAGTGGAGTTTGCTCTCCGTAAGCGAACTCACCATGAGGAACAGGCCTATCACGAGATGCAATGGCAGCTAAAAACT ACTCAAGAAGAGATTGCTGAGCTGGAGAAGGACATTTGTCACCTAGAGGAGGACATGCAGGCCAAGACGGCTCCTCTAAAGCTGGTCCACACCCGTCTAGAGAACAGAATCAAGAGGCCTGGCATGGACCTGTGCCGAGATGAG GTTCAGTTTGGTTTGGTGGATGAAGCCAAGCAACTGGAAGCCACCATTCTGGCACTGAAACAGAAGTTAGCACATGCCCA GCACTCTCTGCAGTCTCTGAAACAGCATGAAGCTCAGATGATGGAGGATTTGTCTCGTAAGCAGGACGCCCTGTCGCTGGAGCAGCGCAGCAACCAGACCCGTCAGTGCCTGACTCTGGGGGTCCAGACTGAGGGTCTGCCCTCAGCTGTGGTGCCTCTCACCAATTCTAGTGGCAGACACAAGCTGGACCTTGCTTGA